One window of Nostoc sp. NIES-3756 genomic DNA carries:
- a CDS encoding IS4 family transposase: MPKTAKRNSDHAQRHNTPSINNEAISQQLEALLTPAIFAQQKYYKQLGLRDRVLNLSLMVAVVLTLLWRQVPGVQELTRLLAREDLLWCRATKIAQKSLSERFLVFPSELFERVFKDLIPQLHLHWQQRLRRPLPDSIKFALKHFDQIWIADGSTLEALFLKLKSLEDLKTGQLAGKICTVIDLVTRLPIEVWFHTNPAASETNFELPLLNLVSAKTLILLDRGFYHFHFFQQLIDKEVHFITRLKAKAAIKYLKIFSYDHLVKDRLIQLGTVRRGAPVLTLRLIEIKVGKTSYSYITSVLDPQILPPYAVADLYGRRWSIEEAFYSVKRLLGLSYLWTGSINGVKLQVWATWLFYAVLVDLGDAVADELSLPFDRISLEMIYRGLYHFSVAYDKGNADDPVQYFAAKENQDLGVVKSLRKPVSKLDLSPFPAPS; encoded by the coding sequence ATGCCCAAAACTGCAAAACGAAACTCTGATCATGCACAACGGCACAACACTCCTAGCATAAATAATGAAGCTATTTCTCAACAATTAGAAGCTTTATTAACTCCTGCTATTTTTGCTCAACAAAAATATTATAAGCAATTAGGATTGCGAGATAGAGTTCTCAATTTGTCCCTCATGGTTGCGGTAGTATTAACACTGCTGTGGCGACAAGTTCCTGGTGTACAAGAATTGACTCGATTATTAGCAAGGGAAGATTTATTATGGTGTCGTGCCACAAAAATTGCCCAGAAATCACTTTCAGAAAGATTTTTAGTATTTCCATCTGAGTTATTTGAGCGAGTATTTAAAGATTTAATACCTCAATTACATCTTCATTGGCAGCAAAGGCTCAGACGACCGCTTCCAGATAGTATTAAGTTTGCCCTCAAGCATTTTGACCAGATTTGGATAGCTGATGGCTCTACATTAGAAGCTTTATTTCTCAAACTAAAAAGTCTGGAGGACTTGAAAACAGGTCAGTTAGCCGGAAAAATCTGTACAGTTATTGATTTGGTTACTCGTTTACCCATTGAAGTTTGGTTCCACACTAACCCCGCCGCTTCAGAAACTAATTTTGAACTTCCACTACTAAATTTAGTATCTGCTAAAACTCTGATTTTACTTGACAGAGGTTTTTATCATTTTCATTTTTTTCAACAACTTATTGACAAAGAAGTTCATTTTATTACTCGTTTAAAAGCTAAAGCAGCTATTAAGTATTTAAAAATTTTTAGTTATGACCACTTAGTTAAAGACCGATTAATCCAATTAGGTACTGTTCGTCGTGGCGCACCAGTTCTCACTTTACGTTTAATCGAAATCAAAGTTGGTAAAACTAGCTATTCTTATATTACTTCTGTTCTTGACCCTCAAATTTTACCTCCCTACGCCGTCGCTGACTTATATGGACGAAGATGGAGTATTGAAGAAGCTTTTTATTCTGTTAAACGTTTATTAGGATTATCTTATTTATGGACTGGTTCTATTAATGGAGTCAAGTTACAAGTATGGGCTACTTGGCTATTTTATGCTGTGTTAGTTGATTTAGGCGATGCAGTTGCGGACGAGTTATCTCTACCATTTGACCGCATTTCTCTGGAGATGATTTATCGAGGTTTGTACCATTTCAGCGTTGCTTATGACAAAGGTAACGCTGATGACCCCGTTCAATACTTTGCTGCAAAAGAGAATCAAGATTTAGGGGTCGTCAAATCTCTGCGAAAGCCAGTCTCCAAGCTGGATTTATCCCCTTTTCCTGCACCCTCTTGA
- a CDS encoding strawberry notch family protein, translated as MAAILYLRHLGLSQNPLEQLQLIESLCPTHSRRSEEQIQLQQFSTPLALAYLACAAGQITTNDLVLEPSAGTGILAQFAKLQGASLMLNEISSNRSKILRRLFPGVPLFSVNAEQINDYLAGKTQPSVVLMNPPFSASPKVNSRNPDATPRHINSALQRLCDRGRLVTISANWFSPNNPAWRDTFIKMQEKATVVLSVGINGKVYSKHGTQIDTRLTVIDKVPAADPQQIPCISDTVELAELTALIKQLPARSVWERITPTAQTAVSKAIRLNTVKPKSQSVPINQELSQFIDVAPLDYEVIDWAANDGLKDTLYETYRPQRIRIRDAKPHPSLLCESAALALVSPPPPTYKPHLPQHIITQGLLSEAQLESVIYAGQAHSEFLSGSYLVDDSWDNVTVAATTALNAVRFRRGWFLGDGTGAGKGRQCAGIILDNWCQGRRKAIWVSKSSALIEDARRDWCALGGNKKDIINLSNIKLGDTIPFTEGILFCTYSTLRSQKNGKSRLKQIVEWAGKDFEGAIAFDECHAMGNAMAVEGTLGLVSASQQGIVGLRLQNALPLARVVYVSATGATKVSNLSYANRLGLWQTGDFPFNSREDFVESIEVGGIAAMEVVARDLKALGLYLARSLSFDGVEYEMLEIELTPTQERIYDSYADAFQIIHHNLHKALEVCNITGAKTYNKVAKMSAMSQFESHKQRFFNHLLTGMKIPQLIKAIEQDLAAGNAVVIQIVSTNEELLKRRLNEVAPEEWQDLNLDLTPREYVLDYLVSAFPVHLHEIHSSSEGEERSEPAFDADGSPIVSSEAVSLRDALVNKLASLDPIPGALEQLLWHFGHKQVAEVTGRSKRVLKDDSGRLFVDSRGAGANIAETNAFMSGDKQILIFSDAGGTGRSYHADLNAVNRRRRSHYLLEAGWRADNAIQGLGRSHRTNQASAPVFRPVTTDVRGERRFISTIARRLDSLGALTRGQRQTGGNGIFDTKDNLESNYAEYALYELFKQIFQGRFYEVPLGKFEQMTGLSLTSHEGGMKIDLPPLRQFLNRLLALTIGMQNVIFERFELLLSQQIETAIANGVFEMGVETLRAERFTVESCETVYTHPDTGSVTNYLKVEQVQRNNIKTAAEMLEFASQHQGRFLINEKSGHAAVSIPTHSLFDSEGGVVPRVLLIRPQKETRVPIKNLESSTWKEVSTEAFIAAWSTEVDALPKFTTDYLHLVTGILLPIWKILPQKNSRVFRLQTSDGASVRG; from the coding sequence GTGGCAGCAATTTTGTACTTGCGCCACTTGGGATTGTCTCAAAATCCGCTAGAACAGTTGCAACTGATTGAATCCCTTTGCCCAACTCATTCACGCCGAAGTGAAGAACAGATTCAGCTTCAACAGTTCTCTACACCTTTAGCTTTGGCATATTTGGCTTGTGCTGCCGGACAAATTACAACTAATGATTTAGTGCTGGAGCCATCAGCCGGAACCGGGATATTAGCTCAGTTTGCTAAACTCCAGGGTGCTAGTTTGATGCTCAACGAAATCTCAAGCAACAGAAGCAAGATTCTCCGGCGACTGTTCCCTGGCGTTCCACTATTTTCCGTCAATGCCGAGCAGATCAACGACTATCTAGCTGGAAAGACTCAGCCGTCTGTTGTGCTGATGAATCCACCTTTCTCAGCATCACCCAAAGTTAACAGTCGTAATCCTGATGCTACACCACGGCATATCAACTCGGCATTACAGAGATTATGCGATCGCGGACGGTTGGTGACAATCAGCGCCAACTGGTTTTCACCAAATAATCCAGCTTGGCGCGATACCTTCATCAAGATGCAGGAGAAAGCAACAGTAGTGCTTTCGGTTGGCATCAACGGTAAGGTCTACAGCAAACACGGGACACAGATTGATACCCGATTAACGGTCATAGACAAAGTTCCGGCAGCTGACCCTCAACAAATCCCTTGTATTAGCGATACCGTTGAACTAGCCGAACTCACCGCACTGATTAAACAACTGCCAGCACGATCAGTTTGGGAACGAATTACTCCAACTGCTCAAACAGCCGTATCAAAAGCGATTCGTTTAAATACTGTTAAGCCAAAATCTCAATCAGTACCAATTAATCAAGAATTATCTCAATTTATTGATGTTGCACCTTTAGATTATGAGGTTATTGATTGGGCTGCAAATGATGGGTTAAAGGATACTCTCTATGAAACTTATCGCCCACAAAGAATCCGAATCAGGGACGCAAAACCACATCCGTCGCTCCTGTGCGAAAGTGCAGCATTAGCCCTTGTGTCTCCTCCTCCTCCCACATACAAACCCCACTTACCTCAGCACATCATCACCCAAGGCTTGTTATCCGAGGCACAGCTTGAAAGCGTAATCTACGCAGGTCAAGCACATAGCGAATTTCTATCTGGGTCATACTTGGTTGATGATTCTTGGGATAACGTGACTGTAGCAGCCACTACCGCTCTAAACGCTGTGCGGTTTCGCCGTGGCTGGTTCCTTGGCGATGGCACAGGCGCGGGTAAGGGTAGACAATGTGCAGGTATTATATTAGACAACTGGTGTCAAGGACGACGCAAAGCTATCTGGGTATCGAAAAGTTCTGCCTTGATTGAAGATGCCCGTAGAGATTGGTGTGCTTTGGGCGGTAACAAAAAGGACATAATTAACCTCAGTAACATTAAGCTTGGTGATACGATACCTTTCACTGAAGGTATTCTGTTCTGCACCTACTCAACTTTACGTTCCCAAAAGAACGGCAAAAGCCGACTTAAGCAGATTGTTGAGTGGGCAGGCAAGGACTTTGAGGGGGCGATCGCCTTTGACGAATGCCACGCAATGGGTAATGCTATGGCAGTTGAAGGTACACTCGGCTTGGTGAGCGCATCACAGCAGGGTATAGTCGGACTGCGGTTGCAAAATGCTCTACCCCTGGCAAGGGTTGTCTATGTCTCTGCTACCGGAGCCACCAAAGTATCAAACTTATCCTATGCCAATCGCTTAGGACTCTGGCAGACTGGTGATTTCCCGTTTAACTCGCGTGAGGATTTCGTGGAGTCCATCGAAGTCGGTGGCATTGCGGCGATGGAAGTTGTTGCTAGGGATCTCAAGGCGTTAGGTCTTTATTTGGCGCGATCGCTTTCCTTCGACGGTGTTGAGTATGAAATGTTAGAAATCGAACTCACTCCTACTCAAGAACGGATTTATGACAGTTATGCAGACGCTTTCCAGATTATTCACCATAATTTGCATAAAGCCTTAGAAGTCTGCAACATTACTGGTGCAAAAACTTACAATAAAGTAGCTAAAATGTCTGCCATGTCGCAGTTTGAGAGCCACAAACAACGGTTCTTTAATCATTTGCTGACCGGGATGAAAATTCCACAGTTAATCAAGGCGATTGAGCAGGATCTAGCTGCGGGTAATGCTGTTGTCATCCAAATAGTATCGACTAATGAGGAATTGCTCAAACGCCGACTCAATGAAGTTGCACCCGAAGAATGGCAGGATTTGAACCTTGATTTAACACCAAGGGAGTATGTTCTTGACTACTTAGTGAGTGCCTTTCCCGTACATCTGCATGAGATTCACTCATCATCTGAAGGCGAAGAAAGGTCGGAACCGGCTTTTGATGCCGATGGTTCACCCATTGTTTCATCTGAAGCTGTGTCCTTGAGAGATGCCTTAGTCAATAAGTTAGCCAGCCTTGACCCCATTCCCGGTGCTTTAGAACAACTGCTGTGGCACTTTGGTCACAAGCAAGTGGCTGAAGTTACCGGACGCAGTAAACGGGTGTTGAAGGATGATTCCGGGCGTTTGTTTGTGGATTCACGGGGCGCTGGTGCGAATATTGCTGAAACTAACGCTTTTATGTCGGGAGACAAGCAAATCCTCATCTTTAGCGATGCTGGTGGTACTGGTCGCAGTTACCATGCCGACCTTAACGCTGTGAATCGTCGGCGGCGATCGCACTATTTGCTCGAAGCCGGTTGGAGAGCAGACAATGCAATCCAGGGGCTTGGGCGATCGCACAGAACAAACCAAGCATCTGCACCAGTGTTCCGTCCTGTAACCACCGATGTCAGAGGCGAACGTAGATTCATCTCTACTATTGCTAGACGGCTGGACAGTCTTGGCGCACTCACACGGGGGCAAAGGCAAACTGGCGGTAACGGCATCTTTGATACCAAGGATAACTTAGAATCGAACTATGCAGAGTACGCACTGTATGAGTTATTTAAACAAATCTTCCAAGGTCGATTTTACGAAGTTCCATTAGGGAAATTCGAGCAAATGACAGGTTTATCGCTGACTTCCCACGAAGGCGGAATGAAAATAGACTTGCCACCTTTGCGACAGTTCCTTAATCGGCTGCTGGCTTTGACAATCGGGATGCAAAACGTGATTTTCGAGCGTTTTGAACTGTTGTTGAGTCAACAGATTGAAACTGCGATCGCAAATGGTGTATTTGAAATGGGAGTAGAAACGCTTCGGGCTGAAAGGTTCACTGTGGAAAGCTGCGAAACCGTATATACTCACCCAGATACCGGGAGTGTAACTAACTACCTGAAGGTTGAGCAAGTTCAACGAAACAACATCAAAACTGCTGCTGAAATGTTGGAGTTTGCCTCCCAGCACCAAGGACGGTTCTTAATCAATGAGAAATCCGGTCATGCGGCTGTGTCAATTCCTACTCATAGCTTATTTGACTCTGAGGGTGGTGTTGTACCACGAGTTCTTCTCATTCGTCCTCAGAAGGAAACCCGTGTACCAATCAAGAATCTGGAATCTTCGACTTGGAAGGAGGTTTCAACTGAGGCGTTTATCGCTGCTTGGTCTACGGAGGTAGACGCACTGCCCAAGTTCACCACTGATTATTTGCATCTAGTCACCGGAATCCTGCTGCCAATCTGGAAAATTTTACCTCAGAAGAACAGTCGGGTGTTCCGATTGCAAACCAGTGATGGCGCATCTGTGAGAGGTTAG
- a CDS encoding AAA family ATPase, with translation MIKTRSNKITTKSEKFPKIVAFANQKGGAGKSTGAVHAADWFTQMGCSTILVDADGQESSSNWLKDLELPCKVLSDPEVLFDELPKLAESYDVVIVDGPGNASEVTKAILIRANLVLIPCRDSMIDLASTGKIVQFVRQVKEIRGGLPVAALYLNAVKDNTILLREAREALQSGFIPLLNSTLPDRQCIKDAPGQGSTVFRMKGEAPKTAAQAYIKILTEALKLFESES, from the coding sequence ATGATAAAAACTAGGTCAAATAAAATTACTACGAAATCGGAAAAATTTCCTAAAATTGTTGCATTTGCTAATCAGAAGGGTGGTGCGGGTAAATCCACAGGAGCTGTTCATGCTGCTGACTGGTTTACTCAGATGGGATGTTCTACTATTTTAGTTGATGCAGATGGGCAAGAAAGCTCATCTAATTGGTTAAAGGATCTGGAGTTGCCGTGTAAGGTTCTTAGCGACCCAGAAGTATTATTTGATGAACTACCAAAGTTAGCAGAATCTTATGATGTCGTGATTGTCGATGGGCCAGGTAATGCTAGTGAGGTTACAAAAGCAATTTTGATCCGAGCAAATTTAGTACTGATTCCTTGCAGGGACTCGATGATTGACCTCGCAAGTACAGGCAAAATTGTACAGTTTGTACGTCAAGTAAAGGAGATTCGAGGAGGTCTTCCTGTTGCGGCACTTTATCTTAATGCAGTTAAAGACAACACTATTTTGTTACGGGAAGCAAGAGAAGCGTTACAAAGTGGTTTTATACCTTTACTAAATTCGACGTTACCTGATCGTCAATGTATTAAAGATGCGCCTGGACAAGGCAGTACAGTGTTTCGCATGAAAGGAGAAGCCCCTAAAACCGCAGCACAGGCTTACATCAAAATTCTTACAGAAGCTTTAAAATTATTTGAGTCAGAATCATGA
- a CDS encoding ParB/RepB/Spo0J family partition protein — protein MNRRKLKDNIANNEELSFVFGNNYAQKIFQTAKETKEALIPHNTIICSFTFVPEGKPVRYYYDLEELEKWALNDIQPNGIRSPLWVRPHPSQADRYELVAGLRRLKAAEIVGLETVPVKVFDWDDQAAFQAAISENTNRRDLSALEELDNTLRLLEFQLGYDTEKVVSLLYRMNNATKNTTNQNVLVSKEAEIVRQIFDSFGRISWQSFVATRLPLLKKPVEILNAIRQGKIHYTKGILIASVKDKSVRNKLLEEVIEGSLSLTEIKQRIKVLNDNTNTSTDSMSLKQRLAKTVQIANKNKLLWTDSNKTQQIEQLLNQLEAIVNS, from the coding sequence ATGAATCGACGAAAACTCAAGGATAACATTGCGAATAATGAAGAACTGAGCTTTGTTTTTGGTAACAATTATGCTCAGAAAATTTTTCAAACAGCAAAAGAAACGAAAGAAGCACTTATACCTCACAATACAATTATTTGCTCATTCACCTTTGTTCCAGAAGGTAAACCAGTTAGGTATTATTATGATCTTGAAGAATTAGAAAAATGGGCATTGAATGATATTCAACCCAACGGGATTCGCTCTCCTCTTTGGGTTCGTCCTCACCCTAGTCAAGCTGATCGATATGAATTGGTGGCAGGGCTTCGGCGATTGAAAGCCGCAGAAATTGTGGGATTAGAAACTGTTCCAGTTAAAGTTTTTGATTGGGATGATCAAGCTGCTTTCCAGGCTGCAATATCAGAGAATACAAATCGTCGTGATTTAAGTGCTTTAGAAGAACTAGATAACACCCTAAGACTGCTAGAATTTCAACTCGGATATGACACTGAAAAAGTTGTCAGTTTACTTTACAGGATGAACAACGCCACAAAAAATACTACTAACCAAAACGTTTTGGTTAGTAAAGAAGCTGAAATTGTACGTCAAATATTTGATTCATTTGGACGAATAAGCTGGCAATCATTTGTAGCAACACGACTTCCTTTATTGAAAAAACCCGTAGAAATATTAAATGCTATTCGTCAAGGAAAAATTCATTATACTAAAGGAATTTTAATAGCTAGTGTTAAAGACAAAAGTGTAAGAAATAAGCTCTTAGAAGAAGTTATCGAAGGTTCTTTAAGTTTAACTGAGATTAAACAGCGAATAAAGGTTCTAAATGATAATACAAACACATCAACTGACTCTATGAGCCTAAAACAACGTTTGGCTAAGACAGTTCAAATAGCGAATAAGAACAAGCTCCTGTGGACTGATTCAAATAAAACTCAACAAATAGAACAGTTATTGAACCAATTGGAAGCAATTGTAAATAGTTGA
- the pyrC gene encoding dihydroorotase translates to MQKLTITRPDDWHLHLRDGAALKAVLPYTVRQFARAIIMPNLKPPIRSVADAAAYRDRILAAIPEGQQFEPLMTLYLTDNTSPEDILRAKESQFIKAVKYYPAGATTNSDSGLTDIQKGDRVFEAMQQLDMPLLLHGEVTDNDVDTFDREKVFIERHLIPLKQRFPNLRVVLEHITTSDAVQYVLSANTIAATITPQHLLFNRNALFKGGLRPHFYCLPILKREEHRQALLQAATSGNPKFFLGTDSAPHTRTSKESSCGCAGCFSALHALELYAEAFESVKALDKLEAFASFYGPDFYQLPRNTERITLFKTTWCVPDEVPFVESGLVPLGAGQEMTWQMV, encoded by the coding sequence ATGCAAAAGCTTACCATCACCCGACCTGACGATTGGCATCTGCATCTGCGCGACGGTGCAGCACTGAAAGCAGTTCTGCCCTACACGGTGCGTCAGTTTGCCCGCGCGATCATTATGCCGAACTTGAAGCCTCCTATCCGCTCGGTGGCAGATGCGGCAGCCTATCGAGATCGCATCCTCGCTGCCATTCCAGAGGGTCAACAGTTTGAGCCATTGATGACGCTCTACCTCACCGACAACACCAGCCCCGAAGACATTCTCCGGGCAAAAGAATCCCAGTTTATCAAAGCGGTCAAGTACTACCCAGCCGGTGCAACGACCAACTCAGACTCCGGTTTGACGGATATTCAAAAGGGCGATCGCGTTTTTGAAGCGATGCAGCAGTTGGACATGCCGTTATTACTGCATGGGGAAGTGACCGATAACGATGTTGATACGTTTGATCGCGAGAAGGTGTTTATCGAGCGACATTTAATTCCCCTAAAGCAGAGATTTCCCAACCTGCGGGTGGTGCTTGAGCATATCACTACCTCCGATGCGGTGCAGTATGTCCTGTCTGCCAACACCATCGCGGCAACAATTACGCCACAACATTTGTTGTTTAACCGTAATGCCCTGTTTAAAGGCGGCCTTCGCCCCCATTTTTATTGCCTGCCCATTTTGAAACGGGAAGAGCATCGTCAGGCTTTGTTGCAAGCGGCAACATCGGGAAACCCGAAGTTTTTTCTAGGTACTGATAGCGCTCCCCATACCCGCACCAGCAAAGAAAGTTCCTGTGGCTGTGCGGGATGCTTTTCGGCTCTGCACGCCCTTGAATTGTATGCCGAAGCATTTGAAAGCGTGAAAGCCCTGGATAAACTGGAGGCGTTCGCTAGCTTCTATGGCCCAGATTTTTATCAACTGCCGCGTAATACCGAGAGAATTACCTTGTTCAAAACGACTTGGTGCGTTCCTGATGAAGTTCCATTTGTGGAATCTGGGCTTGTACCTTTGGGAGCAGGGCAGGAAATGACATGGCAAATGGTATGA
- a CDS encoding tyrosine-type recombinase/integrase yields MVNNPQFDNLPPIKLIHIQDQVPSTLQGKSRSRERKISLPTDIRWIKVLEFLRSTNLAPNSRKLYERELKRFLTWTQLHYHELRPRNLGLYKEYLRDEVKTDAGKPLSKASVNAGVAALKSFFNWMCYTYPDIIATNPTVGIKLEKVPLPPAQSLTDEQMEHVWSALEMLGETKQRDTALVHILSHGLRAGEIVQLNVGSFDGKLLFLPDTKTNEPRLVPLRKESREVLEEYLRSRSEQGEELNSLTPLMVSHHASYQGKRLSYHGIYFAVEKIGELAGIEDLHPHQFRHTYATDLLLLGVDPSHARKLTGHQSEKAFRRYTLRSEQEAAIAAYYRAIGEDQAE; encoded by the coding sequence ATGGTAAACAATCCTCAGTTTGACAACCTACCGCCAATCAAGTTGATCCACATTCAGGATCAAGTGCCATCAACCCTACAGGGAAAATCTAGAAGCAGGGAAAGAAAAATATCTTTACCCACAGATATACGCTGGATCAAGGTATTAGAATTTCTCCGCAGTACTAATCTTGCGCCAAACAGCCGAAAATTGTACGAACGCGAACTAAAGAGATTTTTAACATGGACGCAACTGCACTATCATGAGCTACGCCCACGCAACCTGGGGTTGTACAAGGAATATCTGCGGGATGAAGTAAAAACTGATGCAGGAAAACCCCTGTCAAAAGCAAGTGTCAATGCAGGTGTCGCCGCACTTAAAAGCTTTTTTAATTGGATGTGCTACACGTATCCAGATATAATCGCTACTAATCCCACAGTGGGGATAAAGTTAGAAAAAGTACCATTACCTCCAGCCCAAAGCTTAACTGACGAGCAGATGGAGCACGTTTGGTCAGCATTAGAAATGCTAGGAGAAACAAAGCAACGGGATACCGCACTTGTCCACATTCTCAGCCACGGACTCCGCGCTGGGGAAATTGTACAGTTAAATGTTGGATCATTCGATGGCAAGCTGCTGTTCTTGCCCGACACTAAAACGAATGAACCCAGGCTAGTTCCACTACGAAAAGAAAGCCGCGAGGTGTTAGAAGAATATTTGCGATCGCGCAGCGAACAAGGTGAAGAACTTAATAGCCTCACCCCGTTGATGGTTTCACACCATGCGTCGTATCAAGGGAAACGGCTCAGTTATCATGGGATTTACTTCGCAGTGGAAAAAATAGGTGAACTAGCTGGTATTGAGGACTTACACCCTCACCAATTTCGGCATACATACGCCACTGATTTATTGCTGTTAGGTGTTGACCCCAGCCATGCGCGGAAACTGACCGGGCATCAAAGCGAGAAGGCGTTCCGGCGTTATACATTGCGTAGTGAACAAGAAGCGGCGATCGCTGCTTATTACCGCGCTATTGGCGAAGACCAAGCGGAGTAA
- a CDS encoding GFA family protein — protein MDESSIHGGCLCGTITFEVDPPFQKMAHCHCSRCRKSTGTGHATNLTIDPGQFRWLSGEEDITRYDLLTAQSFGKWFCRHCGCPVPRLTRNGRFMVIPAGSLDTAPPITPTDHIFWASRASWGCTSGGLPTHAEYPESW, from the coding sequence ATGGATGAGTCAAGTATTCACGGCGGATGCCTTTGCGGAACAATCACCTTTGAGGTTGACCCACCCTTCCAGAAAATGGCTCATTGTCACTGCTCACGGTGTCGCAAGAGTACGGGTACAGGTCATGCGACCAATCTAACTATTGATCCGGGTCAGTTTCGATGGCTGTCAGGAGAGGAGGATATTACCCGGTATGACCTTCTCACCGCACAGAGCTTCGGCAAGTGGTTTTGTCGTCATTGCGGCTGTCCGGTTCCTCGCCTAACACGCAATGGCAGATTTATGGTGATTCCAGCTGGCTCATTAGATACCGCACCACCGATTACACCGACGGATCACATCTTCTGGGCATCTAGAGCGTCATGGGGTTGCACGAGCGGAGGACTGCCAACTCATGCCGAGTATCCAGAATCATGGTAA
- a CDS encoding GFA family protein, whose product MQLLTGRCLCEKITYEIEGELGPIFHCHCSKCRRWHGAAFRSRATIKASQFKWTKGEELLSRYHSSEFVVKHFCSVCGSNLISTYDNDPAKIGVPLGGLEQAPSNEPEGHIFVSSKSPWFKITDGLPQHGTWPGSHAKVRETSGDT is encoded by the coding sequence ATGCAACTGCTTACTGGTCGCTGCCTTTGTGAGAAAATTACCTACGAAATTGAAGGCGAACTTGGGCCAATCTTTCATTGCCACTGCTCAAAATGCCGACGGTGGCATGGTGCAGCATTCCGAAGCCGGGCTACAATCAAAGCATCGCAGTTCAAGTGGACTAAGGGTGAAGAACTCTTGTCCCGGTATCACTCGTCAGAGTTTGTTGTAAAGCATTTCTGCTCAGTTTGCGGCTCAAATTTAATAAGCACCTACGACAACGATCCAGCCAAGATTGGAGTTCCTCTGGGTGGCTTGGAGCAAGCACCCAGCAACGAACCAGAAGGGCACATTTTTGTTAGCTCAAAGTCTCCTTGGTTCAAGATCACCGATGGTCTACCACAACACGGCACTTGGCCAGGTTCTCATGCCAAAGTTCGTGAGACAAGTGGCGATACCTAA
- a CDS encoding alpha/beta fold hydrolase, producing the protein MDLAFVLIHGGGLDTWVWERMIPLLNFPALAVGRAAPGANLNRLTITDSAQYIQSQIESSGFQKVIVVAHSIGGVLAPTLATLLPQRVAHIVFVGANIPPEEKPAISIFRPSERFGIAVWLRLTAWKMSFMNKAIEEDMRKTLCNDMDETTVQQVLAGGKHPEPPALFYEPVSRQKMPSISCTYIKLLKDQGILPPSRQDEMAANIGAKVLTLNTGHTAMLSRPDELAKLLNGIASEVNV; encoded by the coding sequence ATGGATTTAGCTTTTGTACTTATTCATGGTGGTGGACTGGATACATGGGTTTGGGAACGAATGATTCCACTCTTAAATTTTCCTGCGCTTGCTGTAGGTCGTGCTGCTCCGGGTGCAAACCTAAATCGCTTGACTATCACTGACTCTGCACAATACATTCAGTCTCAAATTGAATCGTCTGGCTTTCAAAAAGTCATTGTGGTAGCCCATTCGATTGGAGGAGTTCTTGCCCCCACCCTTGCAACATTGTTACCTCAACGAGTGGCACACATCGTTTTCGTGGGTGCGAATATTCCACCAGAGGAAAAACCAGCGATTTCTATTTTCCGTCCATCTGAACGGTTTGGAATTGCTGTGTGGCTGCGATTAACCGCATGGAAGATGTCTTTCATGAATAAAGCGATAGAAGAGGATATGCGGAAAACGCTTTGCAATGATATGGATGAGACAACTGTGCAACAAGTTCTGGCAGGTGGTAAGCATCCAGAGCCACCTGCGTTATTCTATGAGCCTGTTTCACGGCAAAAGATGCCTTCCATTTCTTGTACATACATTAAGTTGCTAAAAGATCAAGGTATCCTGCCACCGTCAAGACAAGATGAGATGGCAGCCAATATTGGAGCGAAGGTTTTAACCCTCAATACAGGACATACAGCCATGTTGAGCCGTCCTGATGAACTGGCAAAGTTGTTAAATGGGATTGCAAGTGAGGTGAATGTTTAA
- a CDS encoding nuclear transport factor 2 family protein has protein sequence MTTGSNDILIIAINYLKAIEADVSVEELASYYSEAVEQIEYPNRLIPQGTKRNLSDLKEGFLKGKTLLASQTYDIQKSYVVGNTVILETIWTAKLAVALGQIPIGGEMKAYFAQFIEFEDGKIIRQRTYDCFEPF, from the coding sequence ATGACAACTGGCTCAAATGATATTTTGATAATTGCAATTAACTACTTGAAAGCCATAGAAGCAGATGTATCAGTGGAAGAATTGGCAAGTTATTATTCTGAGGCAGTCGAGCAAATCGAATATCCAAACCGTCTCATACCACAAGGGACAAAGCGAAATCTGAGTGATCTAAAAGAAGGCTTCTTGAAGGGCAAGACATTACTCGCTAGTCAGACCTACGACATTCAAAAAAGCTATGTTGTTGGAAATACTGTCATTTTGGAAACCATTTGGACTGCAAAACTGGCAGTCGCTTTGGGACAAATCCCGATTGGAGGGGAAATGAAAGCCTACTTTGCCCAATTTATCGAATTTGAAGACGGAAAAATTATTCGTCAGAGAACTTACGATTGCTTTGAACCTTTTTGA